From the genome of Pseudomonas putida:
GTGGCAGCCGCGCCGCCAGTGGTGGCCGAGCCTGCGCCGGTGGTCAAACCTGAGCCCGCTAGGCCTGCCCCTGCACCGGTAATCGACGAGGCGGCGCTGGCCCGCAAGCGTGTGCAGCAGGCGCGACGAGAGCAGCAGCGTGTCGAGCAAGTACGCCAGGAGGCCGAACGCCGTGAGCGACTGGCCAGGGAGCAAGCGCTGCAGGCCAAGGCCGAGCAAGCGCGGCTGGATCAGGAGCGCCAGGCCCAGGCAGATCGCCAAGCGGCCGCAGCCCGTGCTCGCGCCGAGGCCGACGCGGCCAGCCGACAGTACCTGCCAATCGCCAAGGAGGCGCCGGACTACCCGCAACGAGCGTTGGATCGACGGCTCGAAGGGGAGTGCACCGTGGCCTACACGGTCGACGCCCAGGGCCGGGTCAACGACCCACAGGTGGTCGGCAACTGCCATCCGCTGTTCATCAAGCCTTCGCTGGCGGCGGCCAAGCGCTTCCGCTACCAGCCTCGAGTGGTGAACGGCCAGGCAGTGGCGGTGGCCAATGTGAGGAACACCTTCACCTACCGGATCCAGTAAGCCGCCTCATGGCACCTGCCAGCTCAGCGCGAACAGGGTTTCGCCCGGCAGCTCGAAGGCGACCTGGCCGGCGTTGCACACCGGCTGCATCGTGCGGCTGCGGCTGTCCGGGCCGAACAGGCTCAGGGCCGGGCAGGCTCCAGCCGCGCCGCTGAGGCTCACATGCTGCAGGCGCGTGCCTTTGTTCACACCCAGGATGCTGCGCTGGTGCTGGCGGGCCATGGCCAGGGCGTCGACCTCGAAGGCGTTGTTGTCCATGCGCTGCACCTGATCCAGCCAATGCGCCTGCATGAATTGCTGGGCCAGGCCCACGGGCTTTAGCTCGAAGCGATTGGGCGCCGGCATGCGGATCATGCCCTTGAGGTGGTGGGGATCGTCGGCGGCCTGGAACCAGTTGAGCATGTCCAGCAGCCCGTCCTGTGCCGAGTTGATCGCCACCGAAGCCCACCACAGCGAGGCAAAATGAGTCTCCTGATCGTAGGGGCTGACGCTGCCACCGCTGGAAATGTTGGTCTGGTCCAGCAACAACGCCTTGCGCGGCCGGCCGTTGGCATCCAGGCCGACCACCTCGGCGGCGCGCCTTACGCTATCGCGGTACACGCGGGTGGCCAACAGGTCGCGGATCATCCACTCGTGCCAGGCCAGGGCGTCGATCTGCGGGCCGGACTCCTGGAGCATCCGTTTCGCCCAGTCGATGCCACGGCGCTGGGCGCCGTGCGGGGTGAACGGGCCGTTGACGAAACGCGAGCTGGCCGGCATGGCGATGCGCACACCCGCCTCGCGGGCGCCGGGGTAGGCCCGCACGCGCCGGTCCATGGCATCGAAAAAGGCTTTGTAGGTGGCGTAGTCGGGGTAGTTGTAGTTCGGCTCGTCAGCGAACGACAGGTAATGGATACCCTTGCCGCCCAGGGCCACGGTGCCGGCGAGCCAGGCATCCAGGCCCTTGAAACTCTGGTCGTCGATGGCCAGGTCGGCCTTGCGCCCGCTGGCGGCGAGCAGGGTGATGTTCTGGTCGATCTTGCCGCGCTCCTGGTAGAAGCGCCGGAACGCATCCTCGTAGTGGGGGCGAGCGGCAAGGATGTCGACTGAACTGTAGAAGCCTGCTGCCTTGGGTTGCAAGGCATCCAGGGCGGCGTAGCTTTCCGGTGGGGGCAGCACGTAGGGTAGGGCGACGCCCAGATGTGGCGTGGGCCCGAGCTGCTCGCCATGCAGGGTCAATTCGGTGCGGCCATCTTCCTGCCGCAGCGCTTGCAGGTGCTCCGGTCGCTGGGCGAACAGGTTGGCGCTGCCATCGAGCCAGAAGGCCGCCTTGCCGCTGCCCTGCAGGCGCAGGCGCCAGGTCTGGTCCTGGTCGGACACCGGCAGTTCGAGGCGATCGAAGCGTGGGTAGTCGGGGTAGGGCGTGAGTTTCAGTTTGAGTCGTTTGGCGTCGCCCAGGCGTTGCGCCTGCAAGGCGCGCACACCACCGAAGTACTTGCCGCCGAGCACTGCATGCTCGCCGGCGCGCACCTTGAAGTACAGCTCGACATCACGGCTGACCTCTGCGCTGAAATGCACCTTGGCCGGCTCGAACAGTGCCACGGTGCTGTCGTCGTGCTCGAAGCGGTAGCGCCGGAAGCTATAACCCGGTACCTCGACGCGATAACTGCTGCGGCTGGCCGGCAGCGGCCAGTTCTGCAGACCGTGGCCCTCGCTTGCGGGGATGAACCGCTCGGCGCGCAACTGGCCCTGGCCGTCGAGCAGGTAGAGGTGCTCTTCGTTGGCACTGGTCTGCCACGCCGGCACCCAGGTCACATGCAGGGTATCGGCGCGGCCGGGTTGCAGATACAGGCTGCCATCGCGCACATCGCCCCAGCGCATGGGGCCGCCTGGGCAAGACTGGCGAAAGCGAACAGCGTCAGGGCAAGGATGGGTTTCATGGGCTTTCGCTCGCGCACGGACAGTAAAGTGTTAATGGGCTGAAACAGCGCTAAAGATTAGTTGTTTATTTGCTGGGCGCGCGGCGTTATTTGTTTCAACTTGCTGCATTGATGTTGCACTTCGCCAGTTTCACGGCGCCAATAAATAATGGCTTTAAAGTTAGCGGGGGCGCTTGCTCTTTGCGTCTGCGCTGCTAGTGTCATCGCGGTGTTTGAGTTTTATAAATCCCCGCCGTCGCCATTTTTATGGCGAACGAATATTTGACGATGGAAGGTTATTTGAATCGAGGGATCGACAATGCACGCAGGCCTTAGATTCCAAGCCCTGGACAGCTTTCGTGGATTGTTCGCCATTGCCGTTGTTTTCTATCATTTGCGGGTCAGCGAAAGTATTACCGAGTGGGCGTTCTTTCGTAATGCCGAAGTCTTCGTGGCCTTCTTCTTCGTGCTCAGTGGCTTCGTATTGACGCATGCTTACGCCGCGCGCGCCGCCTTTCAGTTTCGCACCTTCTTTATCGCCCGGACCTTCCGCCTGCTACCGTTGCACCTGTTCATGCTCGGTGTCTTCATCCTGCTCGAGTGCGGCCGCTATGTGGCCTATGAACAGGGCATGGTATTCAACAACGTGCCGTTCACCGAGCGTTTCGCGCCGTCGCAGATCCTGCCCAATGCTGTGCTGCTGCAATCCTGGACGCACTTGAGCAACCCGTTGTCGTTCAATTACCCGTCCTGGAGCATCAGCATCGAGTACTACACCTACATGCTGTTCGCCCTGATCCTGGTCGGCGCGGCCAGGCTGCGGCAGTGGATCTGGGCGACCCTGGCCGTAGTGGCCCTGGCGCTGATCTACAGCGGCAACACGTTCTTCACCATCGAAGCCCTGCGGGGCCTGGCGTACTTCTTCACGGGTTGCCTGGCCTACGCCGTGCATCGTTACCTGACCCACGCATGGCAGCCGGGATACTGGGCGCTGACCGCGTTGGAGGCGATTTCGGTGCTGGCGGTACTGCTGTTCGTGGTCAACGACTTCGACGCCAAGGCGATGGTCGCCAGCCCGCTGTTTGGCAGCGTCATCCTGGTGTTCGCCCATGATGGCGGCGCCTTGTCGCGGTTGTTGTGCGGGCGTGGCTTCAGTCTGCTGGGCAAGTTGTCGTACTCGATCTACCTGACCCATGCGGCCATCCTGTTCTGCGTCGTGTCGGCGTTCATGGTGGCGGCCAAGGTACTGGGCATGGACATCACGCCGGTGCTCGATGGCACCCGTTTCCTCGATACCGGCGATGTGCTGGGTAACAACCTGGTCGCCCTGTCGGTCGTGGCCAGTGTGGTGGTGGTTTCGATGTTCACCTACCGCTATGTGGAATTGACCGGGCAAGCCGCCGGCCAGGCGCTGATCGGGACGCGCCCGAATGAACCGGCCCTGAACCAGCGCTAGCCCATAACCTACCCATTCCAAGCAGGGTTGCCATCATGAATCCGCCTGTCGACAAACTGGACAGCATCCAGATGCTGCGCGCCATCGCGGCGCTCGCCGTGGTGTTCTTCCACATCCCGCTGTTTCGCAATGGCGATTGGGGCGTGGACATCTTCTTCGTGATCAGTGGCTTCATCATGGCCATGGTCACCGCGGGCTCCAGCCGCCACTTCTTCGGCAAACGGCTGATCCGCGTGGTACCGCTGTACTGGCTGGGGACCCTTGGGGTGTTCGCCGTGGCGCTGCTGCTACCGAGCTTGCTGGACAACACCACGGCCGATGCCGCAGGCCTGGTCAAGTCGCTGCTGTTCATTCCGTACCAGAAGGGCGGCTACGTACAGCCGTTGCTGTACCTGGGCTGGACGCTGAACTACGAAATGTTCTTCTATGCCGTGTTCGCGTTGTCCATGGCGATCAGCCAGCGGCACCGACTGGTGATCTGCTCGTGCCTGCTGATGGGGTTGGTAGTGCTAGGCCAGGTCGTGACGTTCGAGGCCTTGCTGGCGCGCTTCTACACCCAGGAGATCCTGGCCGAGTTCGTCCTCGGCATGGGCTGCTACGCGTTATACGCACGCACTTCGGCCTGGCGTCAGCATGGCATGGCGCGCAGCGCTCGGGGGGCGTTGCTGCTGGTCGGGCTGGTGGCCCTGGTATACATGCCATTGGCCGGCACGCTGGCAGCCTTGATGGGGCGCACGCTGGGTTGGGGCGTGCCGGCGGCACTGATCCTGCTGACCTGCGTGCAAGGGCTGGCGGGCATTCGCCTACCAGCGCTGGTGGTGCTGCTCGGTGATGCCAGCTATTCGCTGTATCTGTTTCATCCCTATGTGCTGAAGGTCTTCAACAAGGTCTTCCACGTGTTCGACAGCCGCGGGCTGCTGGCCTACGTGATGACGCCGGTGAGCATCGCCTTGTGCTGCGCGGTGGCTATCGGCGTCTATCGGTTGGTCGAGGTGCCCCTGACCCGCTGGTTGCGGGCCAGGTTCATCGAGCGGTCGCGGGTCACGCCTCAGCCGGCGCCCACCACCATCGACGTGAACGGCGCGACGTAGGCCTGCAGGGTGACCAGGGCACCCACCAGGATCGCCAGGATCACCGAGTGGAAGAACACGTAGCGTAAGATCTCGCCTTCATGGCCATACCAGCGGGTGGCGGTGGAGGCGACGACGATGGACTGCGCATCGACCATCTTGCCCATCACGCCACCGGAGCTGTTGGCTGCGGCCATCAGTATCGGGCTCAGCCCAAGCTGTTCGGCAGTGACCCGTTGCAGGCCACCGAACAACACGTTGGATGCCGTGTCCGAGCCCGTCAGTGCCACGCCCAGCCAGCCAAGCAATGTGCCGAACATCGGGTAGAAGATGCCGGTGGCGGCGAACGCCAGCCCCATGGTCGCATCCAGCCCCGAGTAGCGGGTCAGGAAGCCTAGCGCGAGCATGGCGACGATGGTGATCAGCGAGTAGCGCACCACCCACAACGTGCGCAGGTACTGCTGAGCCAGCGCCAACGGCGAATACCCCATCAGCAACCCACCAAGGATCGCCGCGAGGAAGATGCCGCTACCGGTGGCGGTCAGCCAGGTGAACTTGTACTGGGCGTCTTCCTTCTTCGGCGTAGCCACCACGGGTGGGACTTTTTCTATCTGCTGGTGGATCGCATCGAAGGTGAACACCGGGGCGAACACCGGGTTGGCCTCACGCATCGGCTTGCCTTGCGGGTCGAGCATCGCCACGCCGGTCGCGGGGTCGAGTACCGCACGGGTATCGAACAGATTCTTGAAGCTGGCCGTGCCCCAGGCGAAGACGAATACCGTCAGGATGATCCACGGCATCCAGGCCTTGAGCACGCTGCGCTGGTCGCTGGCGGTGAAGGTCGTGGCGCCTGAGGGGCTGTCGTCGGCCTCTACCTTGGAGTTGTCGACACGCCCGGTCAACGCCGCCGAGGTGTGCACGTTGGCCGGCTTCCATACCCGCAGGAAGCCCGTCAGGCAGGCCATTGAAATCAGCGCCGCGATGACGTCGACCAGCATTGGCCCGTGGAAGTTGGACACCAGGAACTGCGGTACCGCAAAGCTGACGCCGGCGACCAGGATCGCTGGCCACACTTCGAGCATCTTGCGCCATCCGGCGAAGGCCCAGATCAGCCAGAACGGCACGATCACCGAGAAGAACGGCAACTGCCTGCCGACCATCGCCGACAGCGCCATCTCGTCCAGGCCAGTGACCTTGGCCAGGGTGATGATCGGCGTGCCCAGCGCGCCGAAGGCCACGGGCGCGGTATTGGCGATCAGCGCCAGCCCAGAGGCGGCCAGGGGCGAGAAGCCAAGGCCGATCAGGATCGCCCCGGTCACCGCCACCGGCGTGCCGAACCCCGCCGCGCCCTCGAAGAAGGCACCGAAGCAGAAGGCGATCAGCAGCAGTTGCAGGCGGCGGTCGTCGGTAATGCGCGCCAGGGAGTCTTGCAGCACCTTGAACGAGCCGTTCTCGGTGGTGAGGCGGTGCAGGAAAATGATGTTGAGGACGATCCAGCCGATCGGCAGCAAGCCGTTGGCCGCACCGTACAGTGCCGCCGAACCTGCCATGTTGGCAGGCATGTCGAAGGCCAGGATCGAGATCAACAACGCCGAGCCCAGGGCGAGCAACGCGGCGATATGGGCTTTGATGTGGAAGAAGGCCAACGCCGCGAGCATGACCACCACCGGGACGGCGGCCATGAGCGTAGAGAGCCAGGGACTTGCGAAGGGATCGTAGATTTGCTGCCAGACCATTTGCCACCTCGGTTGTTGTTATTTGAGGTATCGCGATTTTTGGGCAGACGGCATGAAGGGATGCCAGGGGGGAGTATAGAAAGGATTTCTGTTTGGGTTCTCAGGAGGGAGTGGGTGGGCATTGGGGGTTGGCGGGAGGGAGGTGGTGGCGCGTAAATCGAGCGCCGCCCGCGCGGCGCATCGCGAAGTGTGCGCTGGAGAGGTGTGGTGCCGCATATATCGAGCGCCGCCCGCGCGGCGCATCGCGACGCAAGGCCGCTCCCACATTTGTTGCAACGTGCCACTGTCTGTCAGGCCATGGTTGTTCGCCTTTGGGGGCACCACGGAATATCGGGGTGCGCCCTGCGCCAACACAGATATCGCACCGGGCCCGCCAGGCTGACCACCATGGCCTACCAGACAAAATTGGCCCGAAACAAATGTGGGAGCGGCCTTGCGTCGCGATGCGCCGCGCGGGCGGCGCTCGATTTATGCGGCGCTACCAATCCACAGACGAGCCCCTTACAAGGCCCGGGCCAGGAATGCCGCCGTCCGGCTCCGCTCACAACGCGCCACGTCCCCTGGCGTGCCACTGACCACCACAGTGCCCCCGGCATCCCCGGCCCCCGGGCCAATGTCGATGACCCAATCGCTCTGCGCCACCACGCGCATGTCGTGTTCGACCACGACCACGCTATGTCCGTTGTCGACCAGGCGGTTGAGCTGCAGCAACAGGCGGTCGATGTCCTGCGGGTGCAGGCCGTTGGTGGGTTCATCCAGCACGTACAACGTCGCCCCGCGAGCGGTGCGTTGCAGCTCGGTGGCCAGTTTTATGCGCTGCGCTTCGCCGCCGGACAGTTCGGTCGCCGGCTGGCCCAGGCGCAAATAGCCCAGGCCGATGTCCTGCAGCACTTGCAGGCAACGCCGCGCTGGCGGTTGCTCGGCAAACACCGCGAGCGCCTGCTCCACGGTCAGTTGCAACACCTGGGCGATGTTCATGCCTTGCCAGGTCACTGCCAGGGTCTCGGGGTTGTAGCGGGCGCCGTGGCAGGTCGGGCAGGGCGCATAGACACTGGGCATGAACAGCAGCTCGACGCTGACGAAGCCCTCGCCCTCGCAGTTTTCGCAGCGGCCCTTGGCCACATTGAAGGAAAAGCGCCCGGCGTCGAAGCCACTGGCCTTGGCCTGCTCGGTAGCCGCGAACAATTTGCGCACGTGGTCGAACAGGCCGGTGTAGGTGGCCAGGTTGGAGCGCGGGGTTCGGCCAATGGGTTTCTGGTCGACCTGGACCAGGCGCTTGATGCCGGACAGGCCCGCCGTGATCCGGCCGCTACCGACCTGCTCTGGCTCGTCCTCGAGGCTCTGCTCGTCGGGCTCGGCCCGTTGTCCGGTGTGGCCCAGGTGGGCGCCGACCAGCTCCAGCAGGGTCTGGCTGACCAGGCTCGACTTGCCCGAGCCGGAAATACCCGTGACCGAGGTGAAGCAGCCCAGCGGAAAGCGCGCACTCAAGTCGTTCAGGTTGTTGCGGGTGATGCCTTCGAGGTGCAGCCAGTCGTCGGCTTGCCGGGGGCTCCGGGTGCTGGCTACCGGTTCGGCGAACAGGTAGGCGCGGGTGCGTGACGCCTCGACCCTGGCCAGGCCATCAGGCGCGCCGCTGTAGAGTATCTGCCCGCCGTGCTCGCCGGCTGCAGGGCCGACATCCACCAGCCAGTCGGCACGGCGCATGGTGTCCAGGTCGTGCTCTACCACGTAGACCGAGTTGCCGGCCTGCTTGAGCCGCTGCAAGGCATCGAATAGCGCTTCGCTGTCGGCCGGGTGCAGGCCGGCCGACGGCTCGTCGAGCACGTAGATCACGCCGAACAGCTGGGAATTGAGCTGGGTGGCCAGGCGCAGGCGTTGCAGTTCACCCGACGACAGCGTTGGCGTGCTGCGCTCCAGGGCCAGATAGCCCAGGCCGAGGTCGATCAGGGTGTCGATGCGTTCGAGCAACTCGACAGCGATGCGCTGGGCGGCCAGGCGCTTTTCCAGGGTGAGGGTGTCGTCGTGCTGCTCCAGGTAGCCGGGCGCCGCCACTGCGCGGAACACCTCGGCCAGGGCCTGCAACGGCAGGCGCGACAGTTCGCCGATGTCGCGGCCGGCGAAGGTCACCGCCAGTGCCTCGCGCTTGAGCCGTTTGCCCTGGCACAGCGGGCACGGGCTGGGGCGCATGAACTGGGACACGCGCTTGCGCATCTGCGCGCTCTGCGAATGCATGAAAGTGTGCAGCACGTAGCGCCGGGCGCCGCTGAAAGTGCCCTGGTAGCTGGGCTCGAGCTTGCGCTTGAGTGCGGCGCGGGTCTGCGCCGGGGTCAGGCCGGCATAGACCGGCACGGTCGGGGTTTCTTCGGTATAGAGGATCCAATCGCGCTGCTCCTGGGGCAGGTCGCGCCAGGGCGTGTCGACGTCGTAGCCCAGGGTGACCAGGATGTCGCGCAGGTTCTGCCCCTGCCAGGCCATGGGCCAGGCGGCCACGGCGCGCTCGCGGATGGTCAGCGACGGGTCGGGCACCATGGTCGTCTCGGTCACTTCGTAGACCCGGCCCAGACCATGGCATTCGGGGCAGGCGCCCTGGGGGGTATTGGCCGAAAAGTCCTCGGCGTACAGCATCGGCTGGCCTGCCGGGTAGCTGCCGGCGCGGGAGTAGAGCATGCGGATGGAGCTGGAAAGCGTGGTCACGCTGCCCACCGACGAGCGCGCGCTGGGCGTGCCGCGCTGCTGTTGCAGGGCCACGGCGGGCGGCAGGCCTTCGATGGCGTCGACGTCCGGTACGCCGACCTGGTCGATCAGGCGCCGAGCATAAGGCGCCACCGATTCGAAGTAACGGCGCTGGGCTTCGGCGTAGAGGGTGGAGAAGGCCAGCGAAGACTTGCCCGAGCCCGACACGCCGGTGAACACCACCAGCGCTTCGCGGGGGATGTCGACGTCGATGTTCTTCAGGTTGTGTTCGCGGGCGCCACGCACGCGAATGAATCCGGAGGAAGCGGTGGAGCGTGGCGGCATGGGGCAGTCCTTGGCGGTGGTGGGATCGGGCCCAAGTTAGCAGGATTCGTGGTGTCTGTGCGGGCCTCTTCGCGGGCAAGCCCGCTCCCACAGGTTCTCCACCGTTTTCCGGTACGGCGCCGCGAACTGAAGCAGCGCTTGTTCCACGGTACGGAACCACATCCGATTGTGCTGCCTGTCCACTCGCGC
Proteins encoded in this window:
- a CDS encoding energy transducer TonB, producing MTSLTFAQPPLQLRWPAWREHGAALGTAVALHAGLAYLLFNLSQAPVLPPAPAAVIQTQLVELPKPSPAPASEPVAAAPPVVAEPAPVVKPEPARPAPAPVIDEAALARKRVQQARREQQRVEQVRQEAERRERLAREQALQAKAEQARLDQERQAQADRQAAAARARAEADAASRQYLPIAKEAPDYPQRALDRRLEGECTVAYTVDAQGRVNDPQVVGNCHPLFIKPSLAAAKRFRYQPRVVNGQAVAVANVRNTFTYRIQ
- a CDS encoding acyltransferase family protein: MHAGLRFQALDSFRGLFAIAVVFYHLRVSESITEWAFFRNAEVFVAFFFVLSGFVLTHAYAARAAFQFRTFFIARTFRLLPLHLFMLGVFILLECGRYVAYEQGMVFNNVPFTERFAPSQILPNAVLLQSWTHLSNPLSFNYPSWSISIEYYTYMLFALILVGAARLRQWIWATLAVVALALIYSGNTFFTIEALRGLAYFFTGCLAYAVHRYLTHAWQPGYWALTALEAISVLAVLLFVVNDFDAKAMVASPLFGSVILVFAHDGGALSRLLCGRGFSLLGKLSYSIYLTHAAILFCVVSAFMVAAKVLGMDITPVLDGTRFLDTGDVLGNNLVALSVVASVVVVSMFTYRYVELTGQAAGQALIGTRPNEPALNQR
- a CDS encoding acyltransferase family protein; translated protein: MNPPVDKLDSIQMLRAIAALAVVFFHIPLFRNGDWGVDIFFVISGFIMAMVTAGSSRHFFGKRLIRVVPLYWLGTLGVFAVALLLPSLLDNTTADAAGLVKSLLFIPYQKGGYVQPLLYLGWTLNYEMFFYAVFALSMAISQRHRLVICSCLLMGLVVLGQVVTFEALLARFYTQEILAEFVLGMGCYALYARTSAWRQHGMARSARGALLLVGLVALVYMPLAGTLAALMGRTLGWGVPAALILLTCVQGLAGIRLPALVVLLGDASYSLYLFHPYVLKVFNKVFHVFDSRGLLAYVMTPVSIALCCAVAIGVYRLVEVPLTRWLRARFIERSRVTPQPAPTTIDVNGAT
- a CDS encoding L-lactate permease: MVWQQIYDPFASPWLSTLMAAVPVVVMLAALAFFHIKAHIAALLALGSALLISILAFDMPANMAGSAALYGAANGLLPIGWIVLNIIFLHRLTTENGSFKVLQDSLARITDDRRLQLLLIAFCFGAFFEGAAGFGTPVAVTGAILIGLGFSPLAASGLALIANTAPVAFGALGTPIITLAKVTGLDEMALSAMVGRQLPFFSVIVPFWLIWAFAGWRKMLEVWPAILVAGVSFAVPQFLVSNFHGPMLVDVIAALISMACLTGFLRVWKPANVHTSAALTGRVDNSKVEADDSPSGATTFTASDQRSVLKAWMPWIILTVFVFAWGTASFKNLFDTRAVLDPATGVAMLDPQGKPMREANPVFAPVFTFDAIHQQIEKVPPVVATPKKEDAQYKFTWLTATGSGIFLAAILGGLLMGYSPLALAQQYLRTLWVVRYSLITIVAMLALGFLTRYSGLDATMGLAFAATGIFYPMFGTLLGWLGVALTGSDTASNVLFGGLQRVTAEQLGLSPILMAAANSSGGVMGKMVDAQSIVVASTATRWYGHEGEILRYVFFHSVILAILVGALVTLQAYVAPFTSMVVGAG
- the uvrA gene encoding excinuclease ABC subunit UvrA, whose protein sequence is MPPRSTASSGFIRVRGAREHNLKNIDVDIPREALVVFTGVSGSGKSSLAFSTLYAEAQRRYFESVAPYARRLIDQVGVPDVDAIEGLPPAVALQQQRGTPSARSSVGSVTTLSSSIRMLYSRAGSYPAGQPMLYAEDFSANTPQGACPECHGLGRVYEVTETTMVPDPSLTIRERAVAAWPMAWQGQNLRDILVTLGYDVDTPWRDLPQEQRDWILYTEETPTVPVYAGLTPAQTRAALKRKLEPSYQGTFSGARRYVLHTFMHSQSAQMRKRVSQFMRPSPCPLCQGKRLKREALAVTFAGRDIGELSRLPLQALAEVFRAVAAPGYLEQHDDTLTLEKRLAAQRIAVELLERIDTLIDLGLGYLALERSTPTLSSGELQRLRLATQLNSQLFGVIYVLDEPSAGLHPADSEALFDALQRLKQAGNSVYVVEHDLDTMRRADWLVDVGPAAGEHGGQILYSGAPDGLARVEASRTRAYLFAEPVASTRSPRQADDWLHLEGITRNNLNDLSARFPLGCFTSVTGISGSGKSSLVSQTLLELVGAHLGHTGQRAEPDEQSLEDEPEQVGSGRITAGLSGIKRLVQVDQKPIGRTPRSNLATYTGLFDHVRKLFAATEQAKASGFDAGRFSFNVAKGRCENCEGEGFVSVELLFMPSVYAPCPTCHGARYNPETLAVTWQGMNIAQVLQLTVEQALAVFAEQPPARRCLQVLQDIGLGYLRLGQPATELSGGEAQRIKLATELQRTARGATLYVLDEPTNGLHPQDIDRLLLQLNRLVDNGHSVVVVEHDMRVVAQSDWVIDIGPGAGDAGGTVVVSGTPGDVARCERSRTAAFLARAL